One window from the genome of Musa acuminata AAA Group cultivar baxijiao chromosome BXJ1-4, Cavendish_Baxijiao_AAA, whole genome shotgun sequence encodes:
- the LOC135661260 gene encoding protein TIME FOR COFFEE-like isoform X2 — MERNREARRGTTAASTATNGSGGGGGGLSRRRQRNSSGFRDSPEDDGRMEMPETSRLRDRGAKKDRDRNRSSRLKRRRGERMLHGSNRDEGDQSSENSIDEDEEDEDDDLFVPVRLPTPSPPLPNPGGACSSSQQNHHHHHHQQQQQQLLPRKNLPPKVMRWKTDAMIGVTIPRKARSASKRSHESLVLGGGGGGGEQITQQASISPSSLSPASATQLTPPSSNGSLRKKMHQKQITGAKHRPPKISKSTSFGQDEIEIEVAEVLYGMTRRFECLPKQDNHKLDSKDVDGGSGNEAKSRVSSPSSPSPSPAAYPSALPSSNSCSNPAPLPTIAPKRKRPRPVRFDEESSTSPVGLYNLSSISLSSITKMDPEHQIKAEASSPRSEKNNASPAIIQGGGSADVLVSQAGLSDMQQQESSKTEKKDLHPSSGGSDARDGVENKEELVSPAKDSTCTDVDANLRETPARKIVPDSPKEVKMKIDLMAPPPGKLSPDAGDLHDFDSDLKQQGPEIEMALKMNNENKEEKATESALVRDGQQTDKSMEKDFDLKKQVAIKQNLDLQLDLENPKQDIIVTDKVQMSKLQVKDPKAEPKQEKSASSLHVPVTVGAWPGTFPPYGYIGQVPHLQAVVPMDATACHSNSSQLPALHHMHSRPKRCITHCYIAQMISNHQKFARMNSFWTAAAGAAPFLGVKNCNLTSEAALSGKPMLGSFLGMNIGSMEEGKATPALIAAYTGLTSQEKMPAATKLETTQRKQLILQQMPQSGTATNMPHGPAFMFPINHQQNATASTVAAAANRAGAAKSSTGAGAAELRVPGDSGSAVGNGGSGGSASPMMNLSFNGFPSNEAQYLAFLQSNAYPFPMPPHITGATPFRGASYPQAMPFFYPSHMLHPSQLRPQQQHAVLPLPPHAQQSHQNPGTSNGSSQKQLQQSQCIGESGSGRTGSSSHSFLANQRHDLPQHSHAQEYSKGMEDNLSVANAAIAISSGGGHGDKQAIYQQAHQKQNVKVDFTSPQPFGIPGASFGGILSAPPGIDFSSIAQNHAIFQSLPDASRYGYHQMAAAAAQAAEQKKVHKVAEDGKPVARELVNTNMTSEDNRKIMSASKGPGNCPQNSFTSTKSEGEPPISSVVGNNVVAASRSLNLIQATANGGVSADRSPGIGTASTPAPTVTTSIANSPQQQHHFYQIQKQQQQQQQLQMHHQLASSRTLPSATSNNVNVHPERPGDSTSTKFPQSLTSYPQALIQGGSPTQWPQAKTSAARGAVPAATAPTPVVKNSLLQLQGRVSQQPLPTQSHQAQISFGTTSSKVVPSGGQHLLGACGSLSPSSAAVAVGSPSNSNSASKSAGGSPRSCTSVKPGPQSSAIPLPQQSTVKQSALGSISKSLPMSNSSMPSILGHPQKVPGHSSNTKQQQPSQQLQKQQPFSQAQLFFSNPHMQQVASAQPGASAPNAAQYYHKRQPEQTQRQSQQQQQQNSAVSSSGMLSVCASSALMPAGSSTSSDPAKAMTAMNSMKGLPPPCFFGAAQLAVAAQSASGSPHPSIPATFAYMSLPSVSMKPSAEQKPAAGSDNLQSWQAEKR; from the exons ATGGAGAGGAATCGTGAAGCGAGGAGAGGGACCACGGCGGCATCGACGGCGACcaacggcagcggtggtggcggggGAGGGTTGTCGAGGAGGAGGCAGAGGAATAGCAGCGGCTTCAGAGACTCTCCTG AGGATGATGGAAGAATGGAGATGCCGGAGACGTCGCGGCTGCGGGATCGAGGGGCCAAGAAAGACCGGGATCGGAACAGATCTAGCCGGCTCAAGAGGAGGAGAGGGGAGAGGATGCTTCACGGAAGCAACAGAGATGAGGGGGACCAGAGCTCTGAAAACAGcatcgacgaggacgaggaggacGAAGACGATGACCTCTTTGTTCCCGTGCGGCTACCCACACCCTCGCCTCCTCTACCTAATCCAGGGGGGGCTTGTTCGTCATCGCAGcagaaccaccaccaccaccatcatcagcagcagcagcagcagctgttgCCGCGGAAGAACCTTCCACCCAAAGTCATGAGGTGGAAAACAGATGCGATGATCGGAGTCACGATACCACGAAAAGCTCGTTCGG CGTCTAAAAGGTCACATGAATCTCTAGTCTTGGGTGGAGGTGGCGGAGGAGGTGAGCAAATTACCCAGCAGGCTTCCATATCTCCATCGAGTCTCAGCCCCGCTTCCGCTACCCAGCTGACACCCCCTTCGTCCAATGGCTCTCTTCGGAAGAAGATG CATCAGAAGCAGATCACTGGAGCCAAACACCGTCCGCCAAAGATCTCCAAATCGACGTCTTTCGGCCAAGATGAGATCGAGATCGAGGTCGCGGAGGTATTGTATGGGATGACAAGGCGATTTGAGTGCCTTCCAAAGCAGGATAACCACAAGCTGGATTCAAAAGATGTGGATGGTGGGTCAGGCAATGAAGCTAAATCGAGAGTGTCGTCGCCAAGCTCACCATCACCATCTCCAGCAGCCTATCCATCTGCACTTCCGTCGTCCAATTCATGTTCTAATCCTGCCCCTTTGCCAACGATTG CTCCGAAGAGAAAAAGACCGAGACCTGTGAGGTTTGACGAAGAAAGCTCCACGAGTCCAGTGGGATTATACAATCTATCGAGCATATCTTTGTCTTCTATAACCAAAATGGACCCAGAGCACCAGATTAAGGCAGAGGCTTCATCGCCAAGGTCCGAGAAGAACAATGCATCTCCTGCCATCATAcaaggtggtgggtcggctgatgTTTTGGTCTCTCAGGCTGGGCTCTCCGATATGCAACAACAGGAGTCATCCAAGACCGAGAAAAAGGATCTGCACCCATCCTCAGGAGGATCAGATGCGCGGGATGGAGTGGAAAATAAGGAAGAGCTAGTTTCTCCTGCCAAAGATTCCACTTGTACTGATGTGGATGCCAATCTTCGTGAGACGCCCGCCAGAAAGAT AGTGCCTGATAGCCCTAAGGAGGTGAAAATGAAGATCGATCTGATG GCTCCTCCTCCAGGGAAGCTATCACCAGATGCTGGAGATTTGCATGACTTTGATTCAGATCTCAAGCAACAGGGCCCAGAAATAGAAATG GCACTGAAAATGAATAATGAGAATAAAGAAGAGAAGGCTACGGAGAGTGCATTGGTGAGGGATGGGCAACAGACTGACAAGTCCATGGAGAAAGATTTTGATTTGAAGAAGCAAGTGGCTATCAAACAGAACCTCGACTTGCAACTTGATTTGGAGAACCCGAAGCAAGATATTATTGTCACTGACAAGGTGCAAATGAGTAAGTTGCAAGTGAAAGACCCTAAAGCAGAGCCTAAACAAGAGAAATCTG CCTCCTCCCTCCATGTGCCAGTGACAGTTGGTGCTTGGCCTGGAACCTTTCCTCCTTATGG gtATATAGGTCAAGTTCCACATCTGCAAGCGGTTGTTCCTATGGATGCAACTGCATGCCATTCCAATTCCTCTCAG CTGCCAGCACTTCATCATATGCATTCTCGCCCAAAGCGCTGCATTACACATTGCTATATAGCGCAGATGATATCCAATCACCAGAAATTCGCAAGGATGAATTCGTTCTGGACTGCTGCAGCCGGAGCTGCACCTTTCTTGGGGGTCAAGAATTGTAATCTCACTTCAGAAGCTGCTCTGTCTGGGAAACCAATGCTGGGGAGCTTCTTGGGTATGAACATTGGCTCCATGGAAGAGGGTAAAGCGACACCAGCATTAATTGCAGCATATACAGGGCTTACCTCACAGGAGAAAATGCCAGCAGCTACAAAGTTGGAAACCACCCAGAGAAAGCAACTAATTCTCCAGCAGATGCCGCAATCTGGTACAGCAACTAACATGCCG CATGGTCCAGCATTCATGTTCCCAATCAACCATCAACAGAATGCAACAGCTAGCACTGTGGCAGCTGCTGCCAATCGAGCTGGGGCAGCAAAATCTTCCACAGGTGCTGGTGCTGCTGAGTTACGTGTGCCTGGTGACTCAGGTTCTGCTGTGGGAAATGGTGGAAGTGGTGGATCAGCATCACCGATGATGAACTTGAGCTTTAATGGTTTTCCATCGAATGAAGCCCAGTACTTGGCTTTTCTGCAGAGCAATGCATATCCTTTTCCTATGCCTCCCCATATTACAGGGGCTACTCCCTTCCGTGGAGCAAGTTATCCTCAAGCAATGCCCTTCTTCTACCCTTCCCACATGCTTCATCCATCACAACTACGGCCGCAGCAACAACATGCGGTGCTCCCACTACCCCCTCATGCTCAGCAAAGCCACCAGAATCCAGGCACCTCAAATGGGTCCTCCCAGAAACAATTACAACAATCACAATGCATTGGAGAAAGCGGTTCTGGCCGTACTGGTTCAAGCTCTCACAGTTTTCTAGCTAATCAGCGGCATGACCTCCCTCAGCATTCTCATGCCCAGGAGTACAGTAAGGGCATGGAAGATAACCTTTCCGTTGCTAATG CTGCTATAGCAATCAGCAGTGGTGGGGGTCATGGTGATAAGCAGGCAATATATCAGCAGGCACACCAGAAGCAGAACGTCAAAGTGGACTTCACATCACCCCAACCTTTTGGAATTCCAGGTGCATCCTTCGGTGGGATTTTATCTGCACCACCAGGCATTGACTTCTCTTCCATTGCACAGAACCATGCCATTTTCCAGAGCCTTCCAGATGCTTCTAGGTATGGTTACCACCAGATGGCAGCAGCTGCAGCTCAAGCTGCAGAACAGAAGAAGGTGCACAAAGTAGCAGAAGATGGGAAACCTGTAGCCAGGGAGTTGGTGAACACAAATATGACGAGTGAAGATAATAGAAAGATTATGTCAGCCAGCAAAGGTCCAGGCAATTGTCCACAAAATTCTTTCACGTCCACAAAATCAGAGGGTGAACCTCCCATTTCTTCGGTTGTCGGTAACAATGTTGTAGCTGCCTCCAGATCACTTAACCTCATTCAGGCTACCGCAAATGGTGGTGTATCTGCAGACCGTTCTCCCGGCATTGGTACAGCTTCAACTCCTGCTCCCACAGTTACCACCAGTATTGCGAATTCCCCACAACAGCAACACCATTTTTATCAGATTCAgaagcagcaacagcaacagcaacaactGCAGATGCATCACCAGCTTGCATCATCTCGCACTCTGCCTTCAGCCACAAGCAACAATGTCAATGTACACCCAGAGCGTCCTGGAGATTCTACCAGTACTAAGTTCCCTCAATCTCTAACTAGCTATCCTCAAGCTCTTATACAGGGTGGCAGTCCCACACAGTGGCCGCAGGCCAAGACATCTGCTGCAAGAGGTGCAGTTCCAGCTGCAACGGCTCCTACACCAGTGGTGAAGAACAGCCTTCTCCAACTTCAAGGCAGGGTGTCCCAACAGCCTCTCCCCACCCAAAGCCACCAAGCCCAAATATCGTTTGGCACGACATCCTCTAAAGTTGTGCCTTCAGGGGGTCAACATCTTCTTGGAGCATGTGGCTCTCTGTCTCCATCatctgctgctgttgctgttggTTCGCCCTCAAATTCAAACTCTGCATCTAAGAGTGCTGGTGGCAGCCCACGATCATGTACCAGTGTAAAGCCAGGCCCTCAGAGTTCTGCCATTCCTCTTCCTCAGCAATCAACTGTCAAGCAATCAGCATTGGGTTCTATCTCCAAATCATTACCCATGAGTAACTCAAGCATGCCATCCATTCTTGGGCATCCTCAAAAAGTCCCTGGCCACAGCTCGAACACCAAGCAGCAACAACCATCTCAGCAGTTACAGAAGCAGCAACCCTTCTCTCAGGCTCAACTCTTCTTCTCCAATCCCCATATGCAACAAGTCGCAAGTGCACAACCCGGTGCTTCTGCACCTAATGCTGCTCAATATTATCACAAGCGCCAACCTGAACAAACACAACGACAGtctcaacagcagcagcaacaaaacTCAGCTGTGTCTTCTTCTGGGATGCTTTCGGTTTGTGCCTCTTCTGCACTGATGCCGGCTGGTTCTTCCACATCATCTGATCCTGCAAAGGCCATGACCGCTATGAACAGTATGAAGGGCCTTCCACCCCCTTGCTTTTTTGGTGCTGCTCAGCTAGCTGTGGCTGCACAGTCTGCCTCTGGCTCTCCTCACCCTTCAATTCCTGCGACATTTGCTTATATGTCTTTACCATCAGTTTCTATGAAGCCCTCAGCTGAGCAGAAGCCTGCAGCTG GAAGTGACAATTTACAATCCTGGCAGGCTGAAAAGAGATGA
- the LOC135661260 gene encoding protein TIME FOR COFFEE-like isoform X4, producing MHQKQITGAKHRPPKISKSTSFGQDEIEIEVAEVLYGMTRRFECLPKQDNHKLDSKDVDGGSGNEAKSRVSSPSSPSPSPAAYPSALPSSNSCSNPAPLPTIAPKRKRPRPVRFDEESSTSPVGLYNLSSISLSSITKMDPEHQIKAEASSPRSEKNNASPAIIQGGGSADVLVSQAGLSDMQQQESSKTEKKDLHPSSGGSDARDGVENKEELVSPAKDSTCTDVDANLRETPARKIVPDSPKEVKMKIDLMAPPPGKLSPDAGDLHDFDSDLKQQGPEIEMALKMNNENKEEKATESALVRDGQQTDKSMEKDFDLKKQVAIKQNLDLQLDLENPKQDIIVTDKVQMSKLQVKDPKAEPKQEKSASASSLHVPVTVGAWPGTFPPYGYIGQVPHLQAVVPMDATACHSNSSQLPALHHMHSRPKRCITHCYIAQMISNHQKFARMNSFWTAAAGAAPFLGVKNCNLTSEAALSGKPMLGSFLGMNIGSMEEGKATPALIAAYTGLTSQEKMPAATKLETTQRKQLILQQMPQSGTATNMPHGPAFMFPINHQQNATASTVAAAANRAGAAKSSTGAGAAELRVPGDSGSAVGNGGSGGSASPMMNLSFNGFPSNEAQYLAFLQSNAYPFPMPPHITGATPFRGASYPQAMPFFYPSHMLHPSQLRPQQQHAVLPLPPHAQQSHQNPGTSNGSSQKQLQQSQCIGESGSGRTGSSSHSFLANQRHDLPQHSHAQEYSKGMEDNLSVANAAIAISSGGGHGDKQAIYQQAHQKQNVKVDFTSPQPFGIPGASFGGILSAPPGIDFSSIAQNHAIFQSLPDASRYGYHQMAAAAAQAAEQKKVHKVAEDGKPVARELVNTNMTSEDNRKIMSASKGPGNCPQNSFTSTKSEGEPPISSVVGNNVVAASRSLNLIQATANGGVSADRSPGIGTASTPAPTVTTSIANSPQQQHHFYQIQKQQQQQQQLQMHHQLASSRTLPSATSNNVNVHPERPGDSTSTKFPQSLTSYPQALIQGGSPTQWPQAKTSAARGAVPAATAPTPVVKNSLLQLQGRVSQQPLPTQSHQAQISFGTTSSKVVPSGGQHLLGACGSLSPSSAAVAVGSPSNSNSASKSAGGSPRSCTSVKPGPQSSAIPLPQQSTVKQSALGSISKSLPMSNSSMPSILGHPQKVPGHSSNTKQQQPSQQLQKQQPFSQAQLFFSNPHMQQVASAQPGASAPNAAQYYHKRQPEQTQRQSQQQQQQNSAVSSSGMLSVCASSALMPAGSSTSSDPAKAMTAMNSMKGLPPPCFFGAAQLAVAAQSASGSPHPSIPATFAYMSLPSVSMKPSAEQKPAAGSDNLQSWQAEKR from the exons ATG CATCAGAAGCAGATCACTGGAGCCAAACACCGTCCGCCAAAGATCTCCAAATCGACGTCTTTCGGCCAAGATGAGATCGAGATCGAGGTCGCGGAGGTATTGTATGGGATGACAAGGCGATTTGAGTGCCTTCCAAAGCAGGATAACCACAAGCTGGATTCAAAAGATGTGGATGGTGGGTCAGGCAATGAAGCTAAATCGAGAGTGTCGTCGCCAAGCTCACCATCACCATCTCCAGCAGCCTATCCATCTGCACTTCCGTCGTCCAATTCATGTTCTAATCCTGCCCCTTTGCCAACGATTG CTCCGAAGAGAAAAAGACCGAGACCTGTGAGGTTTGACGAAGAAAGCTCCACGAGTCCAGTGGGATTATACAATCTATCGAGCATATCTTTGTCTTCTATAACCAAAATGGACCCAGAGCACCAGATTAAGGCAGAGGCTTCATCGCCAAGGTCCGAGAAGAACAATGCATCTCCTGCCATCATAcaaggtggtgggtcggctgatgTTTTGGTCTCTCAGGCTGGGCTCTCCGATATGCAACAACAGGAGTCATCCAAGACCGAGAAAAAGGATCTGCACCCATCCTCAGGAGGATCAGATGCGCGGGATGGAGTGGAAAATAAGGAAGAGCTAGTTTCTCCTGCCAAAGATTCCACTTGTACTGATGTGGATGCCAATCTTCGTGAGACGCCCGCCAGAAAGAT AGTGCCTGATAGCCCTAAGGAGGTGAAAATGAAGATCGATCTGATG GCTCCTCCTCCAGGGAAGCTATCACCAGATGCTGGAGATTTGCATGACTTTGATTCAGATCTCAAGCAACAGGGCCCAGAAATAGAAATG GCACTGAAAATGAATAATGAGAATAAAGAAGAGAAGGCTACGGAGAGTGCATTGGTGAGGGATGGGCAACAGACTGACAAGTCCATGGAGAAAGATTTTGATTTGAAGAAGCAAGTGGCTATCAAACAGAACCTCGACTTGCAACTTGATTTGGAGAACCCGAAGCAAGATATTATTGTCACTGACAAGGTGCAAATGAGTAAGTTGCAAGTGAAAGACCCTAAAGCAGAGCCTAAACAAGAGAAATCTG CATCAGCCTCCTCCCTCCATGTGCCAGTGACAGTTGGTGCTTGGCCTGGAACCTTTCCTCCTTATGG gtATATAGGTCAAGTTCCACATCTGCAAGCGGTTGTTCCTATGGATGCAACTGCATGCCATTCCAATTCCTCTCAG CTGCCAGCACTTCATCATATGCATTCTCGCCCAAAGCGCTGCATTACACATTGCTATATAGCGCAGATGATATCCAATCACCAGAAATTCGCAAGGATGAATTCGTTCTGGACTGCTGCAGCCGGAGCTGCACCTTTCTTGGGGGTCAAGAATTGTAATCTCACTTCAGAAGCTGCTCTGTCTGGGAAACCAATGCTGGGGAGCTTCTTGGGTATGAACATTGGCTCCATGGAAGAGGGTAAAGCGACACCAGCATTAATTGCAGCATATACAGGGCTTACCTCACAGGAGAAAATGCCAGCAGCTACAAAGTTGGAAACCACCCAGAGAAAGCAACTAATTCTCCAGCAGATGCCGCAATCTGGTACAGCAACTAACATGCCG CATGGTCCAGCATTCATGTTCCCAATCAACCATCAACAGAATGCAACAGCTAGCACTGTGGCAGCTGCTGCCAATCGAGCTGGGGCAGCAAAATCTTCCACAGGTGCTGGTGCTGCTGAGTTACGTGTGCCTGGTGACTCAGGTTCTGCTGTGGGAAATGGTGGAAGTGGTGGATCAGCATCACCGATGATGAACTTGAGCTTTAATGGTTTTCCATCGAATGAAGCCCAGTACTTGGCTTTTCTGCAGAGCAATGCATATCCTTTTCCTATGCCTCCCCATATTACAGGGGCTACTCCCTTCCGTGGAGCAAGTTATCCTCAAGCAATGCCCTTCTTCTACCCTTCCCACATGCTTCATCCATCACAACTACGGCCGCAGCAACAACATGCGGTGCTCCCACTACCCCCTCATGCTCAGCAAAGCCACCAGAATCCAGGCACCTCAAATGGGTCCTCCCAGAAACAATTACAACAATCACAATGCATTGGAGAAAGCGGTTCTGGCCGTACTGGTTCAAGCTCTCACAGTTTTCTAGCTAATCAGCGGCATGACCTCCCTCAGCATTCTCATGCCCAGGAGTACAGTAAGGGCATGGAAGATAACCTTTCCGTTGCTAATG CTGCTATAGCAATCAGCAGTGGTGGGGGTCATGGTGATAAGCAGGCAATATATCAGCAGGCACACCAGAAGCAGAACGTCAAAGTGGACTTCACATCACCCCAACCTTTTGGAATTCCAGGTGCATCCTTCGGTGGGATTTTATCTGCACCACCAGGCATTGACTTCTCTTCCATTGCACAGAACCATGCCATTTTCCAGAGCCTTCCAGATGCTTCTAGGTATGGTTACCACCAGATGGCAGCAGCTGCAGCTCAAGCTGCAGAACAGAAGAAGGTGCACAAAGTAGCAGAAGATGGGAAACCTGTAGCCAGGGAGTTGGTGAACACAAATATGACGAGTGAAGATAATAGAAAGATTATGTCAGCCAGCAAAGGTCCAGGCAATTGTCCACAAAATTCTTTCACGTCCACAAAATCAGAGGGTGAACCTCCCATTTCTTCGGTTGTCGGTAACAATGTTGTAGCTGCCTCCAGATCACTTAACCTCATTCAGGCTACCGCAAATGGTGGTGTATCTGCAGACCGTTCTCCCGGCATTGGTACAGCTTCAACTCCTGCTCCCACAGTTACCACCAGTATTGCGAATTCCCCACAACAGCAACACCATTTTTATCAGATTCAgaagcagcaacagcaacagcaacaactGCAGATGCATCACCAGCTTGCATCATCTCGCACTCTGCCTTCAGCCACAAGCAACAATGTCAATGTACACCCAGAGCGTCCTGGAGATTCTACCAGTACTAAGTTCCCTCAATCTCTAACTAGCTATCCTCAAGCTCTTATACAGGGTGGCAGTCCCACACAGTGGCCGCAGGCCAAGACATCTGCTGCAAGAGGTGCAGTTCCAGCTGCAACGGCTCCTACACCAGTGGTGAAGAACAGCCTTCTCCAACTTCAAGGCAGGGTGTCCCAACAGCCTCTCCCCACCCAAAGCCACCAAGCCCAAATATCGTTTGGCACGACATCCTCTAAAGTTGTGCCTTCAGGGGGTCAACATCTTCTTGGAGCATGTGGCTCTCTGTCTCCATCatctgctgctgttgctgttggTTCGCCCTCAAATTCAAACTCTGCATCTAAGAGTGCTGGTGGCAGCCCACGATCATGTACCAGTGTAAAGCCAGGCCCTCAGAGTTCTGCCATTCCTCTTCCTCAGCAATCAACTGTCAAGCAATCAGCATTGGGTTCTATCTCCAAATCATTACCCATGAGTAACTCAAGCATGCCATCCATTCTTGGGCATCCTCAAAAAGTCCCTGGCCACAGCTCGAACACCAAGCAGCAACAACCATCTCAGCAGTTACAGAAGCAGCAACCCTTCTCTCAGGCTCAACTCTTCTTCTCCAATCCCCATATGCAACAAGTCGCAAGTGCACAACCCGGTGCTTCTGCACCTAATGCTGCTCAATATTATCACAAGCGCCAACCTGAACAAACACAACGACAGtctcaacagcagcagcaacaaaacTCAGCTGTGTCTTCTTCTGGGATGCTTTCGGTTTGTGCCTCTTCTGCACTGATGCCGGCTGGTTCTTCCACATCATCTGATCCTGCAAAGGCCATGACCGCTATGAACAGTATGAAGGGCCTTCCACCCCCTTGCTTTTTTGGTGCTGCTCAGCTAGCTGTGGCTGCACAGTCTGCCTCTGGCTCTCCTCACCCTTCAATTCCTGCGACATTTGCTTATATGTCTTTACCATCAGTTTCTATGAAGCCCTCAGCTGAGCAGAAGCCTGCAGCTG GAAGTGACAATTTACAATCCTGGCAGGCTGAAAAGAGATGA